ATTCATTGTCCTCGAGGTGTACAGCAATATGTGAGGTCTGCATGAAACCAGGCATATCATTCTCCCTAGAGGGGATTAGCCAAGTGGGAAGCGGGAGTAGCGAAAGTCAGACATACGACCCTGGCGGCTGATAGGCATAATGGTTGCAGCATCCCGCAAGCATTCCGACAGAACGCTCGAAGCCGCGCGCGGTGGGTGAGCGCTCCTTAGTCATGCCCAAATGCCATTTTCCAGACATGAAGGTTTCATAGCCACCCAGTTGCAAAATCTCGGGAAGAGCCACCACTTTCTCATTCAAATAACCTTCGTAGCCCGGCATTCCTACAATACCGGGTCAGTACATTTCTGTTTATGGAAACGACAATGAGCTACTAACCACGCTGGGGTGCGGTGGATACCACCTTGCCCttcccagcagcttgagctgAAGCCCTTGACCACTCGACCAAGTTCCCCAGACCGGCAATGTGGTGGTCGGTGCCAGTCATGATCATGGCTCTCGTAGGCGaacatgctgctgcggcatgAAAGTTTGTGAACCGAACGCCTTCCTCTGCTAGGCGGTCAATGTTGGGCGTTCTGATTTCTCCGCCAAAACATGCGGGGTCTGAGAATCCCAGGTCATCCGCGAGGATGATTAGGAAATTCGGCCTTTTGGTTTCGGTCGCGGTTGATGCCATGGTATTCTGCACTGAGTCCTGTCACACCGTAGAAAGGAGGTCGCGATGACACGATAAGTTGAGGGGAAAGTTGTGGAAAACACCCGCTTTTGCATGTCTTGATCATATTATATACCCCTTTCGGAGTGCCctatccttttcttttttttttaatcttcaCATAATACCTAGTCACGCCATTGAAAGAGCTTTCTTCCAATGCTTCCAGGCCGACATGCTGTCGGATATCGCGCGATATCCGATGGAGCTGTTTAGTTCTTTACCAGCCCCACGTGGGGGCATTTGTGGACGAAAGTGCCGTGTAGCTGGCGAGATCTCCGAAGCTAAAGTCAATGCTCGGATATCGGGCTCACCTGAATCGTACACCTTCCCCAGATTCTAGACTCCATCCATTTGACACAATTTGGGCTCCATTTGACACAATCTGGGGCTCCATTTGACACAATCTGGGGCCCCATGGGACGAGAGTCAAAACTCTAATAAGATGTTACATAtctccctccatctcccatGCGATCAACTGGGTTCGTCTTGAGCTGGAGATTTGCTTCTCAAACCAACATTATGGCTTTTACTTATTCGCTGGGCAACTTCCGTGCCATCTATCTTGTGTCGCTTTGCTGCATCGGGTATGTGTTCATCCACCGTCTCAAGCTCACATAAACTCCAGAACGACGCTCTTACAAATCCAATACAGGTCTTTTTTGTTCGCTTATGACACTGGAATTGTTGGTTAGTTAGCCTTGACACATTATCGCATATCCAGTTTGTTGAGTCCGTTAGGTGGTGTCTTGACACTGTCGGCCTTTCAAAATGATTTCGGATATACCAAGGCTGAGTCGACAAGCATCAACTCAAACTGTGTCTCTATCCTTCAGGCTGGCGCGTTCTTTGGTTGTTTTCTGACATGGCCATTCACTGCCCATTACGGACGACGCATGTCCATCGTCCTAGCTTcgtccatcttcagcctcggcGGAATCCTCCAGGTCGTCAACACACACTCCATCGGTGCTTTCTACACCGGTAGAGTCATTTCCGGGTTTGGCGTGGGCGCCGCTACCGTCCTAGTGCCTATGTATTCTGCCGAAATGGCACCTAAGAACATGCGCGGTCAGCTTGGATCCTGCTTCCAGCTATTCTTTGCCCTTGGCGTGTGTGTCAGCTACTGGTATGGCCACCCAATCTCTCTGTTTCAAAGGCCTGAGTGTACGGCGCTTATACCTATCTATAGGGTCAATTACGCAGTCCAGACCCGTGTTCCGTCCAGCACCCTGCAATGGCAGATCCCTATTGGACTCCAACTCGTTCCGGGTGGTCTCATCGGCCTGGGCATGCTCCTCGTGAAGGAATCTGTCCGATGGCTAGCAAAGCAGGGACGAAACGAAGAGGCCTTGGCCAATCTTATCTGGGTTCGCGGCGGTGATAGTCCTGAGGTACAGGCCGAATTTGAGGAGATCCGCTCTAGTCTTGACGAGGAGTCCCGCCTTACCGAAGGCGTCTCGTGGAAGGAGCTTCTACTGCCAGTAAATCGGTTCCGTGTCTCCGTCATTATCAGCATGCAGCTCGGTGTCCAGCTTACTGGGAACACATCCCTTGCGTACTATGCTCCGCAAATCTTCGCCGCTGTCGGCGCGGGCAACTCCTCTCTGTTTGTCACGGGGTTTTTCGGGGTTGTCAAAGTTGTCTCCGTATCTGTTTTCTGCATCTTTGTCGTCGGAAGGATTGGGCGAAAGACAGCTTTCATGGGCGGTGCGGCAGCGATGGGCATCCTAATGCTCATTATTGCCATCATTGTTGCGAAGGCCCCACCCACCGGTCAGATAACCGGCTCGTCTATCGCCGCGATCATCATGGTATACTGCGAGGCCGCATCTTACAATTTGTCCTGGGGCCCCGTGTCTTGGCTTTATCTAGGTGAGATATTCCCAACTCGCACTAGGGAATTTGGAATCGCAAccggagctgctgcacaaTGGTTGTTCAACTTCATGCTTTCGCAAATCACGCCACATGCTATTAACAATCTCGGCTGGAAGACATTCCTTATGTTTTCAATCTTTAATTTCTCTCTGGTAGtttattcttttttcatACTTCGCGAGGTAAGTTCAACAattggtatatatataaactgcCAACTAATTGATTACCAATAGACATCAGGTAAATCCCTtgaagaaatagaagaagtATTTAGTTCAAAGCAAAgtactagtaatattaaGATAGTTTATTTAGAATCTAGCCCAGCTTGTACCTCAtccaaaaaagcaaaatataTAGCTTAACCTAGTAAAATACTAATTCTACAAGAGATTATAACTAAGCAATAGCAAGAGAAAATTCTGGCCCTTGAAGCCGAAATCGCCATACTCAGgaccaagaaaaaagagaagggcAAGGTCTTACAATCCAAGCGCCCCAACTCCTATAACAGAGAACCAAAAAAGATAGGAAAATATTTCACAGAGCTCACTATCTAATTCGGATACTTCCCGGACACCTTGGAGGATAACAAAGACAAAACCATCTTCGCAATCACCTGCCGCACCGGAGTAGCCGAAGAATGGTCACGACCCATTATGCAAGACTTCGAGAAAAACGCTTCAAAAGATTGGAAGAACCAAACCCAAGAAGTCTTCAAATCCCACCAAGACTTCCGCGATCAGCTCAAAAAATCATTCGGAACATCAAACAAGGAGCAGGAAGCAGAATGCAACCTTTGTCTAATTAAGCAAAAAGGACCTTTGTCCAAACACATAACCATATTCATATAACTCTTGACCTAGGTTAACTAGACCAAAGATAGCAAGAGAGAAGTATATTACAGGAGCCTTAAGACCAAGGTTAAGGataaactataataaattatacactagatagttagcATAAGGTAAATTCCTGTGATGTCCTGACctatattattatacctaGGTATAGGGTAGGTTCCTAATCTATAAACTAAGGCgttagtttatattagtaaagaAATGCAAGGGAtctaataagtaatataatcACATAgctaataaggttataaataactaatcTAGTTATTATCTAAAAgtgctatattaataactaactatCTAAGTTCTATCTATAAGTGtaataaatattcttatatagtaagttATTCTTTTAGTTATTACTAGTGTAAGTCTTATAGTACCTAATAAAAATACACTCCTAGAGTTGCATTCTTATCTTATAATGTCACAACCCAACAACACTTGGTCGCACCAGCAGGCCTCGGAAAGGATATATAATGTTCCAAACAACCAACTAGAAGGAAGTAATCACTgcactataagtaattactcctgCGCTTACTAACACCACCCCAGTgattactataagtaattactaccATGACTATAATTACACATAAATAGATTAAATGTGATGAActgtacactagatagttagtataaggtagattcccaagggataaacctagtaaatgattttaggtttatattagtaaagcggttaagaaacttaataggcaatataagtaataataaataatattactagatagtAGAAGTGTAGAGCgtgttataatcttaattttatattataccCCAGGGGCCTGACTT
This portion of the Trichoderma atroviride chromosome 6, complete sequence genome encodes:
- a CDS encoding uncharacterized protein (EggNog:ENOG41~TransMembrane:9 (n4-16c21/22o31-49i61-79o94-115i179-203o215-239i246-267o279-304i316-335o347-366i)), with the protein product MSIVLASSIFSLGGILQVVNTHSIGAFYTGRVISGFGVGAATVLVPMYSAEMAPKNMRGQLGSCFQLFFALGVCVSYWVNYAVQTRVPSSTLQWQIPIGLQLVPGGLIGLGMLLVKESVRWLAKQGRNEEALANLIWVRGGDSPEVQAEFEEIRSSLDEESRLTEGVSWKELLLPVNRFRVSVIISMQLGVQLTGNTSLAYYAPQIFAAVGAGNSSLFVTGFFGVVKVVSVSVFCIFVVGRIGRKTAFMGGAAAMGILMLIIAIIVAKAPPTGQITGSSIAAIIMVYCEAASYNLSWGPVSWLYLGEIFPTRTREFGIATGAAAQWLFNFMLSQITPHAINNLGWKTFLMFSIFNFSLVVYSFFILREVNPLKK